One stretch of Neosynechococcus sphagnicola sy1 DNA includes these proteins:
- the gltX gene encoding glutamate--tRNA ligase, producing MSVRVRIAPSPTGNLHIGTARTAVFNWLFARHHGGQFILRVEDTDLERSRTEYTENIVDGLTWLGLTWDEGPWFQSQRLDLYRQKIQQLLDQGLAYRCYCTEDELEAMRTAQKARGLAPRYDNRHRHLTPEQRAAFVTAGRKPVIRFQIQDHQEITWEDLVRGTVTWKGRDLGGDMVIARAASEDEIGQPLYNFVVVVDDIEMAISHVIRGEDHIGNTPKQILLYAALSATVPQFAHTPLILNPAGQKLSKRDGVTSISEFRQLGYTQEAIANYMTLLGWSPPEGMAEIFSLEAAAQQFSFERVNKAGAKFDWDKLNWLNSQYLHRMPSPELTDRLIPYWQAAEFVFDPVGDRPWLETITQLLGPSLVLLKDAVIQGEVFFKTTLMFNDDATAQLQQQGMGEVLSELISLQDAHANQPLTLDLAKEILNQVVASKKLKKGMVMRSLRAALMGEMHGPDLLQSWLILHHRGQDTTRLNAALQLATSTKTTTK from the coding sequence ATGTCTGTTCGCGTTCGGATTGCACCCAGCCCTACCGGGAATCTTCACATTGGCACCGCCAGAACGGCGGTGTTTAACTGGCTGTTTGCCCGTCATCACGGCGGCCAGTTTATTTTGCGCGTTGAAGATACCGATCTGGAGCGATCGCGGACAGAATATACGGAAAATATCGTGGATGGTTTAACCTGGCTGGGGTTGACCTGGGATGAAGGTCCTTGGTTCCAGTCCCAAAGGCTGGATTTATATCGCCAGAAAATTCAGCAGTTGCTAGATCAAGGGTTGGCCTATCGTTGCTACTGCACCGAAGACGAACTTGAGGCCATGCGAACAGCTCAAAAAGCCCGAGGGCTAGCTCCTCGCTACGACAATCGTCATCGCCATCTCACTCCAGAGCAGCGGGCTGCCTTTGTCACAGCGGGACGGAAGCCCGTGATCCGGTTTCAGATTCAGGATCACCAGGAAATTACCTGGGAAGATCTGGTGCGGGGCACGGTGACCTGGAAGGGGCGGGATCTGGGAGGGGACATGGTTATTGCCCGAGCCGCCTCAGAGGATGAGATCGGTCAACCCCTCTATAATTTCGTGGTTGTAGTGGATGACATTGAGATGGCCATCAGCCATGTGATTCGTGGTGAAGACCATATTGGCAACACCCCGAAGCAAATTTTGCTCTATGCAGCCTTGTCAGCCACCGTGCCCCAGTTTGCCCACACACCGCTGATCTTGAATCCAGCGGGTCAGAAACTGTCAAAGCGGGATGGGGTGACCTCGATCTCGGAGTTTCGTCAGTTGGGCTATACCCAGGAAGCGATCGCCAACTACATGACTCTATTGGGGTGGTCGCCCCCAGAGGGCATGGCGGAGATCTTTAGCTTAGAAGCAGCGGCTCAACAATTTAGTTTCGAGCGGGTGAATAAAGCTGGCGCTAAATTTGACTGGGACAAGCTCAATTGGCTGAATAGTCAATACTTACATAGGATGCCGAGTCCGGAACTCACTGATCGGCTGATTCCCTACTGGCAGGCTGCCGAGTTTGTCTTTGATCCCGTAGGCGATCGCCCTTGGTTAGAAACCATCACCCAACTCCTAGGCCCCAGTTTAGTTCTGCTCAAGGATGCCGTTATCCAGGGTGAAGTGTTTTTTAAGACGACCTTGATGTTTAATGACGACGCCACCGCCCAACTGCAACAGCAGGGGATGGGTGAAGTGCTCTCTGAATTGATATCGCTTCAAGATGCCCACGCAAATCAGCCACTGACCCTGGATCTGGCAAAAGAGATTCTAAATCAAGTGGTGGCATCAAAAAAGCTGAAGAAAGGGATGGTCATGCGCAGCCTCCGGGCGGCTCTGATGGGAGAGATGCATGGGCCAGATTTGCTGCAATCCTGGCTGATTCTGCATCATAGAGGTCAAGATACAACTCGTTTAAATGCAGCCTTACAGCTCGCAACAAGCACTAAAACGACTACCAAGTAG
- a CDS encoding helix-turn-helix transcriptional regulator — MEDKPRAKQQILHLLKVQGAQTATTLAAQLQVSPMAVRQHLQTLQTEQQVTYQAERRALGRPVKLWQLTAVTAKLFPDSHADLTVKLLQDMQTVFGAEGLERLLVERTQRQVQTYRQRLSETLSKSNWHQQVGELSRLRSQEGYMAAVIEQADGSLLFVENPLSDLRCRPNLSTAV; from the coding sequence ATGGAAGATAAGCCCAGAGCCAAGCAGCAAATTCTACACCTACTGAAGGTGCAGGGTGCCCAAACTGCCACCACACTGGCCGCACAATTACAGGTGTCTCCCATGGCTGTGCGCCAGCATCTTCAGACGCTGCAAACAGAACAGCAGGTGACCTATCAGGCAGAACGGCGAGCCTTGGGTCGGCCTGTGAAATTGTGGCAACTCACCGCAGTCACAGCCAAACTATTTCCCGACAGTCATGCCGATCTAACGGTGAAGTTGCTGCAAGATATGCAAACGGTCTTTGGTGCAGAGGGGCTGGAGCGATTGCTGGTAGAACGAACCCAGCGGCAGGTGCAAACCTACCGCCAGCGGCTGTCTGAAACCCTTTCCAAAAGCAATTGGCATCAACAAGTTGGGGAACTATCCAGGTTGCGATCACAGGAAGGCTACATGGCCGCAGTGATTGAGCAAGCCGATGGTTCCCTCCTGTTTGTGGAAAACCCATTGTCCGATCTGCGCTGCCGCCCAAACCTGTCAACAGCTGTGTAG
- a CDS encoding ABC transporter ATP-binding protein, producing the protein MAQVVLENIYKSFAGQRGTATTPVATPAPLAGLGAYPSSSDASGRLTTVLRAINLTVEDGEFMVLVGPSGCGKSTMLRLIAGLESLTGGTIWVGDRRVNDLPPKQRDIAMVFQNYALYPHMTVYDNLAFGLRRSARRPQHSQSSSGGLEHLLVSLTRKMPKPLRYQSASERAIAQQIQTVAEMLQIEALLERFPRQLSGGQKQRVALGRAIARNPQVFLMDEPLSNLDAKLRTETRAQIIKLQRQLGTTTLYVTHDQTEAMTMGDRIAVMNAGQIQQIASPLELYNHPVNRFVAEFIGSPPMNFLPMLVTESLKLHHPQFHLPLPPIWEAPLQPYRGQTLTLGIRPEHLSLAAAAPEHLPVEVELVEALGNDTYLAVSLQETGESLQVRVAPECPIRPGESLWLALTPTKVHLFDPQTGQAIASA; encoded by the coding sequence GTGGCACAGGTCGTTCTGGAAAATATCTACAAGAGTTTCGCTGGACAGCGGGGCACTGCAACAACCCCTGTGGCGACCCCGGCTCCATTGGCCGGGTTAGGGGCATATCCCTCTAGTTCTGATGCATCTGGGCGGCTGACCACTGTGCTGAGAGCCATCAATCTCACCGTTGAGGATGGGGAGTTTATGGTGCTGGTGGGGCCATCGGGTTGTGGGAAGAGTACCATGCTGCGTTTAATTGCCGGACTGGAGAGCTTGACGGGGGGAACGATCTGGGTGGGCGATCGCCGGGTCAATGACCTACCGCCAAAACAGCGGGATATTGCCATGGTGTTTCAGAATTACGCCCTCTATCCCCACATGACGGTGTATGACAATCTGGCCTTTGGGTTACGGCGCTCTGCTCGGAGGCCGCAGCACTCCCAGAGTTCCTCAGGAGGTCTTGAGCATTTACTCGTCAGTCTTACCCGCAAGATGCCAAAGCCCCTACGGTACCAATCGGCCTCAGAGCGGGCGATCGCTCAACAGATTCAGACGGTGGCGGAGATGCTACAAATTGAGGCGTTGTTAGAGCGTTTTCCGCGACAACTCTCGGGGGGGCAGAAGCAGCGGGTGGCTTTGGGACGGGCGATCGCCCGCAATCCCCAAGTGTTTTTGATGGATGAACCTCTCTCGAATCTGGATGCCAAACTCCGCACGGAAACCCGCGCCCAAATTATCAAGCTGCAACGACAATTAGGCACCACCACCCTCTATGTCACCCATGACCAGACCGAAGCCATGACCATGGGCGATCGTATTGCCGTGATGAATGCGGGGCAGATTCAACAAATTGCCTCCCCCCTGGAACTTTACAATCACCCGGTAAATCGCTTTGTGGCGGAATTTATTGGCTCACCACCAATGAATTTTCTGCCGATGCTGGTGACCGAGTCCCTGAAACTTCACCATCCCCAATTTCACCTCCCTCTGCCCCCCATCTGGGAAGCCCCCCTCCAACCCTATCGGGGACAAACCCTGACCTTGGGCATCCGGCCTGAGCATCTGAGCTTAGCCGCCGCCGCCCCCGAGCATCTGCCCGTCGAAGTGGAACTAGTCGAAGCCCTGGGAAATGACACCTACCTGGCCGTAAGTCTTCAGGAAACCGGGGAGTCGCTGCAAGTCCGGGTGGCTCCTGAGTGCCCGATCCGACCTGGGGAATCCCTGTGGTTGGCACTTACCCCTACCAAGGTGCATCTTTTTGATCCGCAAACCGGGCAGGCGATCGCTAGCGCGTGA